The sequence TCCTCGCCAGCGGCATCGCGTCGATCGGGGCGGCAGTCGCCTGCGCGTACGCGGGGCTGCGTGGACTGCCCGCGGCGACCGGGTGGAAACCCTCGACGGCGTTCCGCGGGAGCTACCACATTGGTGTCGCGTCGTACGTCGTCGGGCTGGCCGAGTTCGTGCCGCTCGTGGCGGTGCCGGTCATGATCATCCGCTTCGCCGGCGCTGAACAGAACGGCGCCTTCTTCGTCGCCTTCCAGATCGCCACGATGCTGAATTCGGTGGCGTACGCCGTCGGCCGGGCATCGTTCGCGGACGGCTCACGGTCGTCGGAGCGCATCGGTCGGGCGATGCGTACGGCTGCGATGCTGATGGTCGCCGCCGTCGGTGGAGGCAGTGCCGTGATCGCGGCCATCGCACCGTTCCTGCTCAGCCTCTTCGGCGATGACTACGCGTCCCAGGGTGCGCCGACGCTGCGGGTTCTCTGCGCGGCCTCATGTGCCCTCGCAGTCACGTTCTGGATCGGCATCCTGCTCACGCTCCAACGGCGGCTTCGGGCGAGCATCGCCGTCGCCGTGGTGGCCTCGCTGGGCGTGGTGGCCATCCTCGCCGCGCTGCCCTCGACGAGCGCCCTGGCCGGCGCATGCGCCTGGCTCGGCGGGCAGCTCCTCGGGGCTGTCGTGGGAGCACTTCTTCTCATTCTCGGGCGAACTCAGAGGAGGACCTCATGAAGGTTCTGCAGGTGACCCACTACTTCTCGCCGCACGTCGGCGGGATCGAAGTCGTCGCGGCTGAAGTCGCCCGGGAACTGGTCGCGCAGGGACATCAGGTCGAGCTGCTCACCAGCGCGATCGGTTCGACCCCGGGGGAGCGGGTCGAGGACGGCATCCGGGTCCGACGAGTCCGGGCATGGAACGTCACCGAGGACCGCCTGGGCGCGCCGTTCCCGATCTTCTCGCTGGCCCTCCTCGCGGCGGCCTGGCGCATGGTCGGTCGGGCGGACATCGTGCAGATCCACGACACCCTCTACATGGGATCGTGGGTTGCTGCGGCCGTCTGCAGACTTCGCCGTACGCCGTACGTGGTGACCTCGCACGTCACTCATGTCGAGCACAGCGGTCCGGTCGACATCATTCAGCGGGTGGTCGTACGCACGTTCGGTGCGTTCGTCTTCAAGGGCGCCGCCCGCGTACTGCCACTCACCCGGTTCCAGAAGGAGTTCGTCGACGCTGCGGTCCCGGGTCTTCCGATGACTGTGCTGCCGAACGGAATTGATCCCGACCACTACCGACCAGCCGACCCGGGGGAGAAGGCGACGCTCCGTGCCAGGTACGACCTGCCCCTGGACGAGTTCCTGGTGCTGTACGTCGGACGCCCGGTGCCGAAGAAGGGCTTCGACATGGTCGATGCCGCGGGTGGACCCGGGTACCGCCTGGTCTTCGTCGGAGTGGACGCCGAGTCCGGTCGCGGTGCGGCGAACATCTATCTCGGCCAGCGCAATCGCGACGAGGTCGCCGAGATCTACCGCGCTGTCGACCTCTTCGTGTGCGCCAGCCGCGGTGAGACACCGCTGAGTGTTCTCGAGGCAATGTGCTCGGCTGTTCCGGTCGTACTCAACGACGACCCGATGCTGCGGGTCCTGGTGGACGAGGGTCGGGGCGTCACGTTCCTCGACATGGATCACGCTTCCCTGGTCACTGCCATCACCGCCGCCACCCTCGACCCGGACCTGACTGCAGGCGGCGAGGCCGCCCGGGCCGTGGCCATCACAGAGCACTCGTGGACCGCTCACGCCGAGACCCTGGTGGGCGTCTACCGGGAGATCCTTGGTCCAGATCCTGCGGAACGTCCCATCCGTGTCGCGGTGGTGGCACCCAAGTACGCGCCCGCGGTCGGCGGCGTCGAGCGTTATGCCGAACACGTCGTCGACATCCTGCGTGACACGGACGGGTTCGAGCCCGTGGTCATCACGACGCGCGCCGGCTGGCGTCGTGGAGTCGACACGCATGGCGGCGTGCAGGTCATTCGGCTGGGTGCCCCGATCACATTGAGCGCCACTCCGCTCAACCCGCTGTGGTGGTGGCAGCTTCCACGGCTGCTGCGCCGCCTGGGCATCGATGTCGTGAACGCGCATTCGCCGGTTCCGGGGTTGGGCGAGCTCGCCTGTTTCCGCTCCTCCGGAGCACCGGTGGTTCTGACCTATCACTCGGGCACGCTGGTGAAGGGCAACAGCCCGGTCGATCCGCTGCTCCGGGCGTGGGAACGATGGGTGCTTCCCGCAGCCTTCAGGCGCGCGGACCAGTTGGTCGCGGCGGGTTCGGTCTCGCTCGCGTACGGCACGGGGAAAGCAGAGATCATCCCTCCGGGCGTCGACTCCTCGGTGTTCAGCCCGGACGACGAGCCCCGCACCCGCACCGTGACGTACGTGGGCCGTGTGGAGAGCGCCTCCCGCTGGAAGGGCGTCCAGGTCCTGATCGATGCGTTTCCCGCGGTCGTGGCCGCCGTCCCGGATGTCTGTCTCGACGTGGTGGGCGACGGCGACGACGTCGAAGCCCTCCGTGCCCAGGCTGAAGCACTTGGGGTGTCGGACCGCGTGCGCTGGCTGGGGAATCTGCCGCCGGCCGAGGTGGCAGCACGGCTGAAGCGCACCACCGTGTGCGCCGTACCGTCGCTGACCGACGCGGAGTGCAACCCCACGGTTCTGATCGAGGCGATGTCGTCCGGCACGGCGGTCGTCGGCTCCCGCGTCGGAGGTATCCCGGACAACATCCGTGACGGTGTCAACGGCTACCTGGTCGAGCCGGCAGACCCTGTCGGTCTGGCAGACCGGCTGACACAGATCCTGAGCGATCCCGAGTTGGCCGCCCGGATGGGTGCCGCCGGCAGAGAACGTGCCGTCCAGACCTTCGATCACAGCGTGCGGAACGAACGTTTCCTCACGATCTTCCGACTGGCCAAGGAGGCCGCCCGATGACGAACACACACGCGCCTGACCTGCGGGTTGCCGTGGTCGCCCCGTTGTACGCGCCCCACATCGGCGGCGTCGAGCGCTACGCGGAGAAGGTGGTGCACGCGCTGCGCGACACCCCCGGCATCACCCCGGTCATGATCACGGCGGCGGCCGATCGGCGTACGACCATCGAGAACGTCAATGGGTACGAGCTGATCCGCCTCGGGTCCTGGATCGATTTCCGCGGAAGTCGGCTCAACCCGCTGTGGTTGTGGACGCTGCCCCGGTTGTTGCGACGCAAGAACATCGACGTCGTGTACGCGCACTCGCCGGTCCCCGGCCTGTCCGACATCGTGACCTATCGCTCCGCCGGTCGTCCGGTCGTGCTCGCGTACCACTCGGGAACCATGGTCAAGGGCGGCCGAACCGACCCGATCCTGCGTGCATGGGAGCGTTGGGTCCTCCCGCGCATCTTCGCCCGCGCGACGAGGCTCGTAGCCGCAGGCAAGACAGCCCTGGCGTACGCGACCGGTCGCGCGACGGTGATCCCGGCCGGGATCGATGTCGACACCTTCAAGCCGGATGGTGACCGCCGCGAGACGACGCTGACGTACGTGGGTCGCATCGAGGCGGCGTCGCGGTGGAAGGGGTACCAGGTCGTCGTGGATGCGCTCCCGGCCATCCTGGAGCGGGTTCCTGAGGCGTACCTCGACATCATCGGTGACGGCGACGATGTCGCGCTGGTTCAGGCTGCTGCCGGTGCACTCGGTGTGGGGGACAGGATCCGCTGGCTGGGCGGCATGGCGCCTGACCAGGTGGCGCAGCGTTTGCGTCGGACCAGCGTCGCGGTGGTGCCATCCCTGACGGACGCCGACTGTGCTTCACAGGTCCTGATGGAGGCGATGGCGTCGGGAACGCCGGTGGTCGGTGCGGCGGTCGGTGGCATGCCGGAGAACATTCGCCACGGCGAGAACGGGTTCCTCGTGCCCCCGGGTGACGCCCCCCGACTGGCCCACTTCGTCGCCGAAGTGCTTGCCGATCCCCAGCTGGCGGAGCGTCTCGGGAAGGCGGCGCGTCTGGATGCGGTGGAGAAGTTCGCCATCGCCGGCAGGCACCGGGCACTGTTGGAGATCCTCGCCGAGATCACCGGTCGCGACCTTGCGCAGAGCGTTACTGCCTGACTACAGCAACGGCTTTCTGGAAACTCGTCCACACTGGCTTGTGGGTGCCGTTGAGCCGGGAGAGTCCGAAGAAGTTCGAAGGATCCGGGCCGTACCGAAGG comes from Nocardioides baekrokdamisoli and encodes:
- a CDS encoding glycosyltransferase family 4 protein translates to MKVLQVTHYFSPHVGGIEVVAAEVARELVAQGHQVELLTSAIGSTPGERVEDGIRVRRVRAWNVTEDRLGAPFPIFSLALLAAAWRMVGRADIVQIHDTLYMGSWVAAAVCRLRRTPYVVTSHVTHVEHSGPVDIIQRVVVRTFGAFVFKGAARVLPLTRFQKEFVDAAVPGLPMTVLPNGIDPDHYRPADPGEKATLRARYDLPLDEFLVLYVGRPVPKKGFDMVDAAGGPGYRLVFVGVDAESGRGAANIYLGQRNRDEVAEIYRAVDLFVCASRGETPLSVLEAMCSAVPVVLNDDPMLRVLVDEGRGVTFLDMDHASLVTAITAATLDPDLTAGGEAARAVAITEHSWTAHAETLVGVYREILGPDPAERPIRVAVVAPKYAPAVGGVERYAEHVVDILRDTDGFEPVVITTRAGWRRGVDTHGGVQVIRLGAPITLSATPLNPLWWWQLPRLLRRLGIDVVNAHSPVPGLGELACFRSSGAPVVLTYHSGTLVKGNSPVDPLLRAWERWVLPAAFRRADQLVAAGSVSLAYGTGKAEIIPPGVDSSVFSPDDEPRTRTVTYVGRVESASRWKGVQVLIDAFPAVVAAVPDVCLDVVGDGDDVEALRAQAEALGVSDRVRWLGNLPPAEVAARLKRTTVCAVPSLTDAECNPTVLIEAMSSGTAVVGSRVGGIPDNIRDGVNGYLVEPADPVGLADRLTQILSDPELAARMGAAGRERAVQTFDHSVRNERFLTIFRLAKEAAR
- a CDS encoding glycosyltransferase family 4 protein, with protein sequence MTNTHAPDLRVAVVAPLYAPHIGGVERYAEKVVHALRDTPGITPVMITAAADRRTTIENVNGYELIRLGSWIDFRGSRLNPLWLWTLPRLLRRKNIDVVYAHSPVPGLSDIVTYRSAGRPVVLAYHSGTMVKGGRTDPILRAWERWVLPRIFARATRLVAAGKTALAYATGRATVIPAGIDVDTFKPDGDRRETTLTYVGRIEAASRWKGYQVVVDALPAILERVPEAYLDIIGDGDDVALVQAAAGALGVGDRIRWLGGMAPDQVAQRLRRTSVAVVPSLTDADCASQVLMEAMASGTPVVGAAVGGMPENIRHGENGFLVPPGDAPRLAHFVAEVLADPQLAERLGKAARLDAVEKFAIAGRHRALLEILAEITGRDLAQSVTA
- a CDS encoding lipopolysaccharide biosynthesis protein — translated: MSSVSTAFRARLSRADAVTTDAFLILATTVGLAGFGGVFWLIAGHVQSIAQVGVAGTLLSAAIVVSYVAQLGMGTALVASIPRSDRPAQDIALSLTVTGGLGLALGYLTALLLPLLAPATTGALAGSRGLVYAAVVAGTSVNLTTDSVFLARRQLRTNLMLTGVAMGVVKCLLPSLFVSSGAFGLVLASGIASIGAAVACAYAGLRGLPAATGWKPSTAFRGSYHIGVASYVVGLAEFVPLVAVPVMIIRFAGAEQNGAFFVAFQIATMLNSVAYAVGRASFADGSRSSERIGRAMRTAAMLMVAAVGGGSAVIAAIAPFLLSLFGDDYASQGAPTLRVLCAASCALAVTFWIGILLTLQRRLRASIAVAVVASLGVVAILAALPSTSALAGACAWLGGQLLGAVVGALLLILGRTQRRTS